Below is a genomic region from Rhizobium sp. ACO-34A.
TCGCGTCCGTTGCCTCAATTCTCTGGTGGCGCAGACCGGGACTATCGATGCGATCAAGGTGCGGCATTCCGGCGACGTTGCCGGAAAGGTGATCGAGGGCACCTATCGCGTGCTTGGCGAAGCCGAGCGCACCCTTGCCGCTCCGCAGGACTGGTCCGGTCTACGGCTGAAGCATGAGGAAAAGGAAATCCTTGCGGACGCGGCGCACGTTCTCCGTTTCGGGGATAACGAGGGCGAGACCAAGACCCCGATCAAGGCCGAACAGTTGCTTGTTCCCCGCCGTCATGACGACCGCGCCGACGATCTCTGGACGGTCTGGAACGTGGTGCAGGAAAATTCCATCAAGGGTGGGTTGCGCGGCATTGGCCGCGACGATCTCGGCAGGCCGCGCCGCGTGAAGTCCCGCGCCGTCAACGGCATCGATCAGGATATCAAGCTCAATAAGGCGCTGTGGCTGCTTGGCGAGCGGATGGCCGCCCTGAAATCCTGACCGGAACCGCAGGAGCGCCGCCGGCACTGGCGGCGCTCTCCCCATCACCATCATATCGGAGGGCAGATCATGAAGCCCGCGCATTCCATCGTCATCGCCAATTTGCGGGAGATCACCGGGCATGTTCGCCCCCTTGCCTTGGCCAATGCCATTCACGCCCGCGTTCCCTCATCATGGGGCGGCGCATTCTTCATCACCTTGAACAACATCCGCGACTGCATTGAAGCTGGCGACCGATGGTTTGAGGAGGAAACGCCGGAAGGATTCCGGGTTTCGACCGATAGCGGCTTTTCCTGCATCGTCCGGGATCGCCTTGCCTTTTGTTCAGCCCCCGCGCGGCCACCGGCGCCGCCACAGCATCGACCGGAGGTTCCGACGAATGATCACGTACAAGAAACACAAAGCCCCCAATGGCTTGGACGGGTTTCGGGTCTTCGCCGGGGATAACTGCCTCGGGACCATCTACTATTTCCCGGACGGCCCGATGACCTGGAAGGGCGTGACACCTGACGGAGCCCGGTTTTCCGCGTCCTCCAAGCAGAAAATCACCCTGAGACTTAGGGTCCATGCAGCAGCAGCGACGCAGGCCCCCGCCGAAGGAAAAGGAACCGGCAGATGACGAAGGACCATGTTGCCCCGGTTGGACCGGACGGCGAAATCCGCGCGGGCCAATACGTCGCCACGGCGACGGTCAGTTCGACTCGTCGCAACCTGTTTTTCATCGGGCCGGGGAAGGAGCGCCATATCGCGACGCTGGTGGCGGGTTCGCGGTCGAAGATCGCGGAATTCGAACAGGATTGCGGGCGGATCGTCGCGGCCCTTGCGGCTACCGTCCCATCAGATTCGAGTGAGCAGACCGAAAGGGAGCAGCCATGACGAAACGTCGTCCTCTCACCGAAGCAGAACATGCCGCCGTTCAGGCATACGCCTTCGAACACGGTCGTCACTGGAAGGACAGGCTTCGCGACGACTGGATGAATGCCCGCACCACTGGCATCCTGCAGGCATTGCGCAATTCCCACGGCCCGAGCTGGCTGGTGTCCTATTCCCTGCGTAAACGGCTGCACGCGTCGGAAAGCCCGACCCGCACGATAAGGGTGACAACCGCCAATGGCGACATTTACGAGGCGATCCGGTCGGGGAACAACCAGCCTTGGACGGTCACCTATCCCGAAGGGCAGGACCGCTTTGCGGGATCGGAGGTGGAATTGCGGGCGCATATCCGCCGGCTGATTTCCCAGGGACCGGAGGCGAAAATCGCGCCGTAGCTTAGTTGTGCAATAGGACGCCTGATCGCAGTGGCCGGGCGTCTCTTCTATGTTGGGCAGGACAACGAAGCCGGGCGGTTTTGCGACCACTTGCCTGTCCCTCGCCGCATTGAGCAGCGCGAGACAGGGACGAGGGGTGCCCCTGGCGCCCCACCCCTCGACACTCCCCACCCGCCCGAAAAAAACGGAGCGCAATGAGCGGGGGCAGTCGATCCCGCTTCCCCTCCGGGCCGCTATGCTGAAGCTCCTGCGGCTACCTTTCTTCCGCTCCCTGCGCGTCGAGAATTCCCGAAATCCCGGCCTCCGCCCGTCGCTATGCTGATTCCTCCGATGCTCTTCTTCCTTGCAGGAGTGCGCCTTGCTTGCAGGAGTGCGCCTTGCTCGTTTCACGTCGCGCCGGCGCGATCGACAGGGAAGTCTGCGCGGGAGCGCTGTCCGAATTCGTTTTCCAGCCGCAGCGCCGCCTGGCGGCGCGGCCGCGGCCGGAGCGAGCCGAAGGCGAGCGGAGCAGGCGGAGGAAACCCGCGCTCCCATCTAGCGCCGAAGGGTTTTCCGGAGCCTCGTGGGAAACGACCGCCTGGCCCCGGATTCAGGTCTTGAAGATGGTTCGGGCTTCTTCGGGCCAGCCGCTCGATGCGAGCGGAACGCGCTCTATGCCTGCGGCACGGAGCCAGCCTGCGGCCGTCTCCGCCATGCGGTTACGATCGACTTGTCCAGCGGGTGCTTTCGCCCCCCGCGCTGAGGCCCGTTCCGGCCCGCTTTATTTGTTCTCGCCGCTGACATCGCCGGCCGCCCGGATCAAGGGGCAGGCGCGGCAGAGCCGCTTGTCGCACCGGCAAAAAAACGGCTTTCCGCCTGCGGCCGAACCTTCCGTTTTTTCACCGCCACGACCCCTTGACCCGAACGACCGCCGCCGAGGGGCGGGCTTTCGCCCTCCCCCCTCTGTCCGGGGGAATGTCAGAGGCCATTCCCCCGGATCAGCCCGGGGAGGCTTCGCCCGAAGGGGCTTCTCCCTTCGGGGTGGCAACCGCAACCAACGGAGACAGACCATGACCGACTACGCCAACTTCATCCGCTTCGGCGAGGACAACACCCTGACCGGCAATATCGCCTCCATCTCCTACGACCTCGACATCACGGGCAAGGAGAACCGCAGCACCAATCCCGATGCCCCGGTTTACCGGCTCTATGCCAAGTCCCCGAGAGGGCGGCAGGTCGAAATCGGTGCGATCTGGCAGCGGAAGAACCAGAATGGCGGCGACTACTACAGCCTCACCATCAATACCGGCCACGGCAGGCTGAATGCCAATCTCGGCCGCTATCCCGGTCAGGACGACGAAGACCTGATGGCCGTCATTCCGTGGGATTGATGGCGTGACCTGAACACCGGCTTCGCCCGAGGGGATCGCTCCCTTCGGGCGAGCCGGAAATCCGAACAGGTGATTTTCAGGAAAGACTATGATGATGGATAGTCCGGAAACCGACACCCTTGGCGCGATGCTCGTGGAAAAGGGATTTGCGCCCAACCTTGCCCTTCTCGACATCAACAATTCGCTCGCCGTGCCGCACGGCTTCGAGCTGCCCGCACCGTGGAATCTGCCGTCGCGCATGTTCCGCTTTCCCATCGAGGCCTGCCGCCCCGATGGCGACCAGCCGCGCAGGATCGGCCTTCGCCATCCGCTGTTGGCCGATCACCCCTATGTCCGGCATATCGAGGCGATGATCGGTTTCGAGATCGACCGGAACGGCGCACCGAACCGCCACGGCTATTCGAGCGGGCCGACCGCCCGCTGGTGGCACGCCGTCGACCTGATCAGCGCCGGGAAATGGCGCAAGCTGCTGGAGACGCAGGAGTTCACCGAGCCCGCCTGCATCATGAACGCCGTCGCCTACGGTTGCCGTTACTCGCATCATGAGGACAAACGGGCTGCTGGCTATATCAGTACCGCCGAGGCCCGCGAGATCATGCGCGAGGTCGGCGCTACCGAGCCCGACGAGCGCGGCCCGATCATTCGCGCCTTCAGCGCACCGATGGTCTGCCGCCCGGACAAGGGCAGCGAGCATTGGCCGATCAATACGGGTCGCCTCTGCGCCGAGGACGTGGCATGGGGAATGATCTTCGGGATCGAGGACGGCTGGTTTCGCTATGACCGTTCCGGCTTTCTGCAATGGTCCGAGCTTGGCCGCGAGCGTTATGCCGCAGGCGAGAGCATGACCTACACGGAGGCGAGCGGGCAGGCCGCTTTCGCGTTCTGACCATGCGGTTTCGTTGCTCCCGTTGCGGCGAGGCATGGCCCGACCATCCCGTCACCCGCGTTCCTTGCCCCACATGCCATGTGAAGGCGGGAACGTGGTGCCGCCGTCCATCCGGTCATCGCGCTGCCGACCTTCATATCGACCGCGAGCACGCCGCCCTTGCGGCCGGCGTGCTGCGCATCTGCCGTCCGTCGCCATCATCGAGCACGGAGCAGCTCGCCTTGAACCTTTAGGAAATTAGCCATGGGTGACACAGAAGATTCTGATCCGCCGCGCGAAACCGAAAGCGAAGACGACCGCCCCGGCTTGAGCGCGGACGGCCAATGGCGCGCCGACTATCGAAAGGCGCAGTATCAGCGGCGACTTGCTGGCATACAGCCCGACCTGTTCGGCGGCCCTGCGACCGAGCATCATCATTGGAATGCGCCGCATCCCTTGCAAGGTGGCTGGACGCATGACTATGAGGTGGAGCGGTTTCAGGACTTGACGCCCGAGCAGCAGGCACAACGCCTTGCCGACGATCCGCATACTCCATGGGCACGTACCACGCGCAAGGCGCTGACCCCCGAGGAGAAAACCGTCATGGTAGCGAGCGCGGCGAACTGGCTGCGTCTCGGTCAGCGTGTGCGTATCGCCAGCGCTGCGGCATCGATTGACGGAACGGCTGAGCGCCGCGTCGGTCGCGTCGGTGTCGTCTGGAGGCTGTGCGGCCCACCCTTTGCCGATTACGTCTATGTCAATCTTGATCTGATCGGGCAGGAACGCAGCGAGAAAGTCGTGTTCGTGGAATTGCGCGACATCGAGCCGATCGGCCCCTGACAGAACGGACTTTGCTGGCGGCAGACCCACGCGCGCGCAGCGCCCGCCCTGGCGTCGAGCCGGGGCGGGCGCTGTTGCCTTGCAACGAAGGATGGCGTGCCGAAGGTCCCAGACGGCGTCGGCAGCCAGATGGCTGTGCCCAAACTGTCCTATTCAGGCGCAAAGGCAGATCAAACGGTCTGTATTTCATACAGTCTTTGCCCGGTTCAGAGGGGAAAGAACGGCCGCCGCTCTCTCCCCCACAAGAACAAAATCGGGTTTCCCCATCCTTCCTCACCGGCAGTTCGCCGGCAGGCCGGTGAGCTGCCGGCTCGTGCAGGACCTGGTGCGGCTCCGCCAAAAAAAGCGGAGCCGCACCGGCCCGATTGGCGGGTGATCCCCCTCCACGATTTTGTC
It encodes:
- a CDS encoding phosphoribosylamine--glycine ligase: MSIYTETARFDTGRALTETEMRRIAPSIFAVTAHESRSERFQPIPTIDVLRGLIREGFMPVGAKQSRSRTEGKAEFTKHLIRLRRIDDGKVYNVGDTVCEILLKNANDGTSAYELMAGLFRVRCLNSLVAQTGTIDAIKVRHSGDVAGKVIEGTYRVLGEAERTLAAPQDWSGLRLKHEEKEILADAAHVLRFGDNEGETKTPIKAEQLLVPRRHDDRADDLWTVWNVVQENSIKGGLRGIGRDDLGRPRRVKSRAVNGIDQDIKLNKALWLLGERMAALKS